The Chiroxiphia lanceolata isolate bChiLan1 chromosome 12, bChiLan1.pri, whole genome shotgun sequence genome window below encodes:
- the SKOR1 gene encoding SKI family transcriptional corepressor 1, protein MEGRKAGRVFGSRSSLFCPICPARCCPSATCGGCCPPRPLIRPRLIACRGHDKGAPGHRARRPRAPSAKFGPARSGPGLGPSGPAAAGRAGRILRSLSLEPARGSPQPAARHGPASRHKRKGRQGKAPAGDSGRKEAGTVTHQDALAPGSRGRARRRVRRRSVPAAAVRGMRSGAFWGGMEAIASQMGNGRDASSSPNSKQELQPYQGSNTLKPNQVGETSLYGVPIVSLVIDGQERLCLAQISNTLLKNYSYNEIHNRRVALGITCVQCTPVQLEILRRAGAMPISSRRCGMITKREAERLCKSFLGEHKPPKLPENFAFDVVHECAWGSRGSFIPARYNSSRAKCIKCSYCSMYFSPNKFIFHSHRTPDSKYTQPDAANFNSWRRHLKLSDKTATEELSHAWEDVKAMFNGGTRKRTFSLQGAAAGGPGAGSPAAKAALHPPPPAGPELAPAHKSLRCSGQEAAGERGALGLAGAHGGAAGAHGGAGAVRSYPVIPVPSKGFGMLQKLPPPLFPHPYGFPAAAFGLCPKKQEEALGGAGGGEAGKGGALPPGMFWGPPHPHPHQPAQPPHQPGAAKDSGVYPSFPVFWPAAGSLPVPPYPAQSPAKAAATAVVVAAAAAAAAAAAEPAGLAGRHGELEGSEPSGSGRSSATPQEGAGAEGERCPSALSRAAGEEERSGDEALLAPLPLPRKGSYLSAFRPVVKDAESIAKLYGTREAFGGAGPRGPGYLSPDFLSEGSSSYRSLSPGGDTAEEPEVDVESNRFPEDEEEESAAVPAAAVPSEGREPPPPRLLAGPEEPPPAGADGPEEKAGEVPTEGGPAPDGSPERSSSSSGAYEVRGREGPALGGPRGVFAPERGEPLQPLKPAASLGAPAAFLCTPEAKEQDKEDNHSAAEDLETRKSYQDQRNVSHPSPVNTDRGEEGLAMDVTGTQLVEKDIENLARDELQKLVLEQMELRKKLERDFQSLKDNFQDQMKRELAYREEMVQQLQIVRDTLCNELDQERKARYAIQQKLKEAHDALHHFSCKMLTPRHCTGNCSFKPPLLPQ, encoded by the exons ATGGAGGGGCGGAAAGCGGGGCGCGTTTTCGGGAGTCGCTCCTCGTTATTTTGT CCAATTTGCCCGGCTCGTTGCTGCCCTTCTGCTACGTGCGGCGGGTGCTGCCCGCCCCGGCCCCTAATCCGCCCGCGCCTAATCGCCTGCCGGGGACACGACAAAGGGGCTCCGGGGcaccgcgcccgccgcccgcgggCACCGAGCGCCAAGTTTGGGCCCGCCCGGTCCGGCCCGGGGCTCGGCccctccggccccgccgccgcgggACGCGCCGGCCGCATCCTCCGGAGCCTTTCGTTGGAGCCCGCCCGGGGCTCGCCGCAACCCGCGGCCCGGCACGGCCCGGCGAGCCGGCacaaaaggaagggaaggcaaggcaaggcacCTGCCGGGGACTCGGGGAGGAAGGAAGCGGGGACGGTGACCCACCAGGACGCCCTTGCCCCGGGCTCCCGGGGCCGCGCCCGGCGGCGGGTACGGCGGCGCTCGGTGCCGGCGGCCGCGGTGCGGGGGATGCGCTCCG GGGCGTTTTGGGGGGGAATGGAGGCGATCGCCAGTCAGATGGGAAATGGGAGAGATGCAAGCTCCTCCCCAAATTCAAAGCAAGAGCTGCAGCCGTACCAAGGCTCCAATACCCTCAAGCCCAACCAAGTGGGTGAGACCTCCCTGTACGGTGTGCCCATCGTGTCCCTGGTCATCGACGGGCAGGAGCGGCTCTGCCTGGCGCAGATCTCCAACACGCTGCTCAAGAACTACAGCTACAATGAGATCCACAACCGGCGGGTGGCCCTGGGCATCACCTGCGTGCAGTGCACGCCGGTGCAGCTGGAGATCCTGCGGCGGGCCGGGGCCATGCCCATCTCCTCCCGCCGCTGCGGCATGATCACCAAGCGGGAGGCGGAGCGGCTCTGCAAGTCCTTCCTGGGCGAGCACAAGCCGCCCAAGCTGCCCGAGAACTTCGCCTTCGACGTGGTGCACGAGTGCGCCTGGGGCTCCCGGGGCAGCTTCATCCCGGCCCGCTACAACAGCTCCCGCGCCAAGTGCATCAAGTGCAGCTACTGCAGCATGTACTTCTCCCCCAACAAGTTCATCTTCCACTCCCACCGCACCCCGGACTCCAAGTACACCCAGCCCGACGCCGCCAACTTCAATTCCTGGCGCCGCCACCTCAAGCTCAGCGACAAGACGGCCACGGAGGAGCTGTCGCACGCCTGGGAGGATGTCAAGGCCATGTTCAACGGCGGCACCCGCAAGCGGACCTTCTCCCTGCAAGGGGCGGCCGCCGGCGGGCCCGGGGCCGGCTCCCCCGCCGCCAAGGCGGCCCTGcacccgccgccgcccgcgggcCCCGAGCTGGCCCCGGCGCACAAGAGCCTGCGGTGCAGCGGGCAGGAGGCGGCGGGCGAGCGCGGGGCGCTGGGGCTCGCGGGGGCGcacggcggggccgcgggcgcgcacggcggggcgggcgcggtgCGCAGCTACCCGGTGATCCCGGTGCCCAGCAAGGGCTTCGGGATGCTGCAGAAGCTGCCGCCGCCGCTCTTCCCCCACCCCTACGGCTTCCCCGCCGCCGCGTTCGGACTGTGCCCCAAGAAGCAGGAGGAGGCGCtgggcggcgcggggggcggcgAGGCGGGCAAGGGCGGCGCGCTGCCCCCCGGCATGTTCTGGGGACCCCCGCACCCGCACCCGCACCAGCCGGCGCAGCCGCCGCACCAGCCCGGCGCCGCCAAGGACAGCGGCGTGTACCCCTCGTTCCCCGTGTTCTGGCCGGCCGCCGGTAGCCTGCCCGTGCCGCCCTACCCCGCGCAGAGCCCGGCCAAGGCGGCCGCCACCGCCGTGGtggtggcggcggcggcagcggcggcggcggcggcggccgagcCGGCGGGGCTGGCGGGGCGGCACGGGGAGCTGGAGGGCTCCGAGCCCTCGGGCAGCGGCAGGAGCAGCGCGACCCCCCAGGAGGGCGCGGGGGCGGAGGGCGAGCGCTGCCCCAGCGCCCTGTCGCGGGCGGCGGGCGAGGAGGAGCGCTCCGGGGACGAGGCGCTGCTCGCCCCGCTGCCGCTGCCCAGGAAGGGCAGTTACCTGTCCGCCTTCCGCCCGGTGGTGAAGGACGCCGAGAGCATCGCCAAGCTCTACGGCACCCGCGAGGCGTTCGGCGGCGCggggccccgcggccccggctACCTCTCCCCGGACTTCCTCAGCGAGGGCAGCTCCAGCTACCGCTCGCTGTCCCCCGGGGGGGACACGGCCGAGGAGCCCGAGGTGGACGTAGAGTCCAACCGCTTCCcggaggacgaggaggaggaatCCGCCGccgtccccgccgccgccgtccCCTCCGAGggccgggagccgccgccgccgcggctgCTGGCGGGGCCCGAGGAGCCGCCGCCCGCCGGGGCCGACGGGCCCGAGGAGAAGGCGGGCGAGGTGCCCACGGAGGGCGGCCCGGCCCCCGACGGCAGCCCCGAacggagcagcagcagcagcggcgcCTACGAGGTGCGGGGCCGGGAGGGACCTGCCCTCGGGGGTCCCcgcggg GTGTTCGCGCCGGAGAGGGGGGAGCCCCTGCAGCCGCTGAAACCCGCCGCGTCCCTGGGAGCCCCCGCCGCCTTCCTCTGCACCCCCGAGGCCAAGG AGCAAGATAAAGAAGACAATCACTCCGCGGCAGAGGATTTAGAGACCAGAAAATCCTATCAGGACCAAAGGAATGTCTCTCATCCCAGCCCTGTAAATACCGACAGAG GCGAGGAAGGCCTTGCCATGGATGTCACCGGGACGCAGCTGGTGGAGAAGGACATCGAAAACTTGGCCCGAG atgagTTACAAAAACTGGTCCTGGAGCAaatggagctgaggaaaaagctggagagggacttccAGAGCCTGAAAG ATAACTTCCAGGACCAGATGAAGCGGGAACTGGCGTACCGGGAAGAGAtggtgcagcagctgcagatcGTCCGAG ACACGCTGTGCAACGAGCTGGACCAGGAGAGGAAAGCGCGCTACGCCATCCAGCAGAAGTTGAAAG AGGCTCACGACGCGCTGCATCACTTCTCCTGCAAAATGCTGACCCCGCGGCACTGCACGGGGAACTGCTCCTTCAAGCCGCCGCTGCTGCCCCAGTGA